A DNA window from Hydractinia symbiolongicarpus strain clone_291-10 chromosome 6, HSymV2.1, whole genome shotgun sequence contains the following coding sequences:
- the LOC130648244 gene encoding uncharacterized protein K02A2.6-like — translation MARAVDISCPPHFDTNGDVTSLGTRWKRWRNGFDLYLVAAGITDNTQKKALLLHCAGEDLRELFDTLPEPEAADGQNDYVKACTALDKYFLPKKNKRYERHVFRTCAQKESESISQYVTRLRTLAKTCEFRDIDDEIVDQVIEKCTSRKLRKRLLKESELTLVKLCDIATIMEAADHQVAQYTKSTLSRNQEDEDSERDDVNFISRKIKRTGLRKSGIAKTPPTIHTGPSQNNQPYCYRCGKKDHRADKCIVTKGKSCQKCGIQGHFSNVCRSTKATVRYVTADTSSSDDDFVLAIDNDPNCPNHKNSMYPVDVDGQRVNVLIDSGSTINVISKSTLSALKLKSPILPYHKKVFAFGASSPLKVNGCIWVVVGAGEKVVSTRFVVVPQSSVTILGVETACKLDLLRVGPGGTMNDKVNHISTSEDGVLKQLLCNYGDRFEGLGKLKDVNLKIQIDPTVTPVAQKARRLPILMQQQLDMELEKLLELGVIEPIESPPSCVNPLVIVPKKTPSDGIRMCVDMRVANTAVIREPYQIPTLEEVLHEFNGCTVFTKLDLNKGYHQIALDEASRDLTALATHRGIFRFTRLIYGIASAAEQYQRELELALSGLSKVRNISDDIIIGGTSNQDLLDRMQCVFERLREKNLTVNLKKCEFLKTELIYMGHKLSKDGIAPDERKVRAIADLKPPTNVKELQSNLGMVTYCSKFLPNFSTVTAPLRQLLSKDTKWSWGDAQRQAFNDLKIMLLSSATLAYHQPDAYTEIFTDASPVGLGAVIMQRQPDGILKPIGYASRSLLNAETRYSQIEKECLAILFAIERFRIHLYGIEFVVKTDHKPLVTMFSSRRKQLPPRIERWVMRLMPYAFKVEYHPGRTNGADYLSRSNPMQDNTPSHRMTEEFVNFIQSKQLPVAIPKKDIRDAQNDDPAIALIKKHLASGTIPKLDVIKEYYPSRLQLSIVNDILMFANKIVIPPTLRESIISIAHEGHQGQVRTKQRLRKKEWWPRLGSSVEAHIKSCHGCQVTAGAQIKTPVVMTEIPDSAWLMLGCDLCGPFPTGEHLLVCIDYYSRYPEGRDYPPNNCC, via the coding sequence ATGGCTAGGGCAGTGGACATCAGTTGTCCTCCACACTTTGATACAAATGGCGACGTTACTAGTCTAGGCACCCGCTGGAAGAGGTGGAGAAATGGGTTTGACCTGTATTTAGTAGCTGCAGGTATTACCGATAACACCCAGAAAAAAGCTCTTCTGTTACACTGTGCGGGTGAAGATTTACGTGAACTTTTTGACACGTTACCTGAGCCAGAGGCCGCAGATGGCCAAAACGATTATGTTAAAGCATGTACTGCATTAGATAAATATTTTCTTCCGAAGAAAAACAAACGCTACGAACGTCATGTATTTCGTACATGTGCCCAAAAGGAGTCAGAATCTATCTCACAATATGTCACACGTTTGCGAACACTGGCGAAAACATGTGAGTTCAGAGACATAGATGACGAGATAGTTGATCAAGTTATTGAAAAATGTACATCACGTAAACTCCGAAAACGCCTTTTAAAGGAGAGTGAGTTAACTTTGGTAAAACTATGCGACATTGCAACAATAATGGAAGCTGCTGATCACCAAGTGGCACAGTATACCAAATCGACCCTTAGTCGCAACCAAGAAGATGAAGATTCTGAGCGAGATGATGTAAATTTTATCTCAAGAAAGATAAAACGCACCGGTCTAAGAAAAAGTGGAATTGCTAAAACACCACCTACAATTCACACAGGACCGTCACAGAATAATCAACCGTACTGTTACCGGTGTGGTAAAAAAGATCATCGTGCAGACAAATGCATTGTTACAAAAGGAAAGTCTTGTCAAAAATGCGGAATACAGGGACATTTTAGCAATGTATGTCGATCAACTAAGGCAACTGTTCGCTATGTCACTGCTGATACCTCCTCCTCGGATGATGATTTTGTGTTAGCCATCGACAATGACCCTAACTGTCCCAACCATAAAAATTCCATGTACCCAGTAGATGTAGATGGACAACGTGTCAATGTGCTCATAGACAGTGGAAGTACCATCAATGTAATCAGCAAAAGCACCCTTAGTGCACTAAAATTAAAGTCACCTATCCTTCCATACCACAAGAAAGTTTTTGCTTTTGGTGCGTCGTCACCGCTCAAAGTTAATGGCTGCATATGGGTTGTCGTTGGTGCTGGAGAGAAAGTCGTGTCTACCAGATTTGTTGTTGTACCACAATCTTCTGTCACCATATTGGGTGTGGAAACTGCTTGCAAATTGGACCTACTCCGAGTTGGCCCAGGTGGAACCATGAACGACAAGGTGAACCACATCTCTACCTCCGAGGACGGTGTATTAAAACAACTGCTTTGCAATTATGGTGACAGGTTTGAGGGCCTTGGAAAACTGAAAGATGTCAACCTCAAAATCCAAATAGATCCCACGGTAACTCCAGTTGCACAGAAAGCCAGACGTCTACCGATCCTAATGCAGCAACAACTGGACATGGAATTAGAAAAACTCTTAGAACTCGGTGTCATCGAGCCCATAGAATCACCACCATCATGTGTTAATCCCCTTGTGATCGTACCTAAGAAAACACCTTCTGATGGCATACGTATGTGTGTTGACATGCGTGTTGCAAACACCGCAGTCATAAGAGAACCGTATCAGATACCAACTCTGGAAGAAGTGCTGCATGAGTTCAATGGGTGCACAGTGTTCACAAAGCTGGACCTGAACAAGGGATACCACCAAATTGCTCTAGACGAGGCTAGCAGAGACCTTACGGCCCTTGCAACACACCGTGGTATATTCAGATTCACAAGGCTGATATATGGAATCGCCTCTGCCGCTGAACAGTATCAACGAGAATTGGAACTTGCACTATCAGGACTATCTAAAGTACGTAACATCTCAGATGATATCATTATTGGTGGCACTAGTAATCAAGATCTACTGGATCGCATGCAATGCGTATTTGAGCGTCTCCGAGAGAAAAATCTCACAGTAAACCTAAAGAAATGCGAGTTTCTGAAGACTGAGCTTATCTACATGGGTCACAAGTTGTCAAAAGATGGAATTGCACCGGATGAGAGGAAAGTTAGAGCTATAGCTGACCTCAAACCACCAACTAATGTGAAAGAATTGCAATCCAATCTCGGCATGGTGACATACTGCTCCAAATTCTTACCAAACTTCTCAACTGTGACTGCACCATTGCGTCAACTACTCAGCAAAGACACCAAATGGAGCTGGGGTGATGCGCAACGACAAGCGTTCAATGATCTTAAGATCATGCTGTTATCCAGTGCGACACTTGCTTACCATCAACCTGACGCATACACCGAAATCTTTACTGATGCATCCCCTGTTGGGCTTGGCGCAGTTATAATGCAACGTCAGCCAGATGGTATCTTAAAACCAATTGGATATGCCAGTCGCTCACTACTAAATGCAGAAACAAGATATAGCCAGATTGAAAAGGAGTGCTTGGCTATCCTATTTGCAATAGAGCGGTTTCGAATCCATCTTTATGGTATAGAATTTGTTGTTAAAACCGACCACAAGCCGCTAGTGACAATGTTCTCTTCTCGTAGGAAACAGCTTCCACCACGCATTGAACGCTGGGTTATGAGACTCATGCCATACGCATTCAAGGTTGAGTATCACCCAGGCAGAACCAATGGAGCAGATTACCTGTCACGGTCAAACCCGATGCAAGACAATACACCATCGCACCGAATGACTGAGGAATTTGTCAACTTTATTCAAAGTAAACAGCTACCAGTTGCCATACCAAAGAAAGACATTCGTGATGCACAGAATGATGATCCTGCCATTGCCCTCATTAAGAAACACCTTGCATCTGGAACCATTCCAAAATTGGATGTTATTAAAGAGTATTATCCCTCACGTTTGCAACTATCCATTGTCAATGACATTCTCATGTTTGCCAACAAAATTGTCATCCCGCCAACTCTGCGAGAAAGCATCATCTCCATTGCACATGAAGGACATCAGGGACAAGTACGCACAAAACAACGTCTGCGGAAAAAAGAATGGTGGCCACGCTTGGGCTCCTCGGTTGAAGCCCACATTAAGTCATGTCATGGATGTCAAGTCACCGCTGGTGCACAAATCAAAACTCCAGTAGTAATGACAGAAATACCTGATTCAGCTTGGTTGATGTTGGGTTGTGACCTTTGCGGTCCGTTCCCTACTGGTGAACACCTGCTAGTATGCATTGATTATTACAGCAGATATCCCGAAGGTAGAGATTATCCGCCGAATAACTGCTGCTAA